A window from Salvia miltiorrhiza cultivar Shanhuang (shh) chromosome 2, IMPLAD_Smil_shh, whole genome shotgun sequence encodes these proteins:
- the LOC131007927 gene encoding receptor kinase-like protein Xa21, with product MEKMFYCIFAYAFLITITFQMLSSESKQPLSLATDQTSLLSLKQHITSDPSLLLSTNWTNSTSVCSWIGVTCSLRHHRVAALNLSNMALSGTIPPQLGHLSFLVSLDLTNNLFHGDLPHELSLLRRLKFISLRINNFAGEFPPMFGQLPKLEYLNLRNNSFIGSIPKSLSNLTNLQFLSLSSNSLSGEIPKELGRLQSLQTLSVQSNHLSGAIPSAIFNISTLVAIGFTYNELSGSLPTDMCSNLPFLTGIYLSKNQLSGAIPTNISQCSGLEVLSLSYNSFSGQIPSEIGYLTSLEKLYLGGNNLNGILPHEIGNLQSLVTFAAENNEIGGSIDFSIFMNMSSLQNIYLGRNKFTGNLSRDVGNITMLTILDLSENHFITGLIPSEFGQLYHLERLLLQLNSLSGSIPHELFNISTLEILALVGNAVSGVLPTHVCHGCPFLERLHLGGNYMSGAIPNSISNCSQLTILSLSQNKFSGYIPTHLGNLRLLQRLRLSSNNLTLAPTSSFITSLTNCRFLTHLSISDNPLYGIIPASLGNLSSSLREFYAGSCKFSGSIPVEIGNLSNLMVLNVSHNELSGSIPLTVKHLHGLQGLYLSDNMLGGSIPHAVCDLFSLNTFVISRNQFSGPIPKCLGNVSSLRDLFLDSNMLNSSISSSLWGLKDLNTLDLSSNSLNGFLPQEMSNLGAAIYINLSMNQLSGSIPSTIGKLQNLIYLSLASNRLQGYIPVSVGSMNNLGTLDLSYNKLSSSIPKSLEALQHLEVMRHYVESQSSMSKFARQHIAKRKKVERASFIVFGVVAFISVVSLAFIIVKNKRKDKTTREVDELIFIVTERISYYELLQATAQFSESNLLGTGSSCSVYKGILNNGKEIAVKVFNTQFEGILRRFDVECEILRSIRHRNLTSVISSCSNEEFKALVLEYMPKGNLDKWLYSYNYCLNVIQRLNIMIDVASALEYLHHGYSMPIVHSDLKPSNVLLDEDMVAHVSDFGIAKLLRCGDSFVLTTTVATLGYIAPGKVNYFTYIDLYIDCISL from the exons ATGGAGAAAATGTTTTATTGCATTTTTGCATATGCATTCCTAATTACCATAACCTTCCAAATGCTTTCTTCTGAATCCAAACAAcctttgagccttgcaactgatCAAACTTCCCTTCTTTCACTCAAACAACACATCACCTCCGATCCTTCTCTTTTACTTTCAACTAATTGGACCAACTCGACCTCCGTCTGCAGCTGGATTGGCGTCACTTGCAGCTTGCGCCACCACAGAGTAGCTGCCTTGAATCTCTCCAACATGGCTCTCTCCGGCACCATTCCACCACAGCTCGGACACCTCTCCTTCCTCGTCTCCCTCGACCTCACCAACAACCTTTTCCATGGAGATTTGCCTCATGAGCTGTCTCTCCTTCGCCGTTTGAAGTTCATATCTCTCCGAATCAACAACTTCGCCGGAGAATTCCCTCCGATGTTTGGTCAGTTACCAAAACTAGAATACTTGAATTTACGCAACAACAGCTTCATAGGTTCCATCCCAAAATCTCTCTCAAACCTAACAAACCTACAATTTCTAAGCTTATCTTCCAATTctctaagtggagaaattccaaaaGAGTTGGGAAGACTTCAAAGCCTACAAACTCTGTCCGTTCAATCCAATCATTTATCAGGTGCTATACCATCAGCCATATTCAACATATCGACCCTTGTAGCTATAGGTTTTACATACAATGAATTGAGTGGAAGTCTTCCAACAGACATGTGCAGTAATCTTCCATTTCTTACTGGGATTTATCTTTCTAAAAATCAGCTGAGTGGTGCGATTCCCACAAATATATCCCAATGTTCAGGACTTGAGGTTTTGAGCCTCTCTTACAACTCTTTTAGTGGGCAGATACCTTCAGAAATCGGCTACTTAACATCTCTTGAGAAGTTATATCTCGGTGGTAACAATTTGAACG GAATACTACCACATGAGATTGGCAATCTTCAGAGCTTGGTTACGTTTGCTGCTGAGAATAATGAGATTGGGGGCTCAATTGATTTCAGTATTTTCATGAATATGTCTTCTCTGCAAAACATATATCTAGGACGCAACAAATTCACGGGGAACCTTTCAAGGGATGTTGGGAATATTACCATGCTAACAATTTTGGATCTCTCGGAAAACCATTTTATCACAG GGCTTATTCCCTCTGAATTTGGCCAACTTTACCATTTGGAGAGATTATTACTGCAGTTGAACAGCTTGAGTGGTTCGATTCCACATGAGCTCTTCAACATTTCAACTCTTGAGATTCTCGCACTTGTTGGCAATGCTGTGTCAGGGGTTCTTCCAACCCATGTATGCCATGGTTGTCCCTTTCTTGAAAGATTGCATCTTGGGGGAAATTACATGAGTGGAGCAATACCCAACTCTATCTCTAATTGTTCTCAACTCACAATTCTCTCACTTTCCCAAAACAAATTCAGTGGTTATATACCTACTCATCTCGGCAACCTAAGACTTCTTCAACGTCTTCGACTATCTAGTAACAATCTTACCCTGGCACCGACTTCTTCCTTCATTACTTCATTGACAAATTGCAGGTTTCTAACTCATTTGTCAATTTCTGATAATCCTCTATACGGCATCATTCCGGCTTCTCTCGGAAATTTATCTTCCTCGCTTCGAGAATTCTATGCCGGCAGCTGCAAATTCAGTGGCAGCATTCCTGTTGAAATAGGCAATCTAAGCAATTTGATGGTATTGAACGTATCTCACAATGAGTTATCCGGTAGTATTCCACTTACTGTCAAACATTTGCATGGGCTTCAAGGATTATATCTATCTGATAACATGTTGGGAGGCTCCATTCCACATGCTGTATGTGATTTATTTAGCCTAAATACATTTGTTATTAGCCGGAATCAATTTTCAGGTCCAATTCCTAAATGCTTGGGAAATGTCTCTTCTTTGAGAGATCTCTTTCTAGACTCCAACATGTTGAATTCAAGCATATCTTCAAGCTTATGGGGTCTTAAAGATTTGAATACTCTAGACttgtcctcaaattcattgaatgggTTTTTACCTCAAGAGATGAGTAACTTAGGAGCAGCAATATATATAAACCTATCGATGAATCAGTTGTCAGGGTCAATTCCGAGTACTATCGGAAAGTTGCAAAATTTGATTTATCTGTCTTTGGCAAGTAATAGATTACAAGGTTATATTCCTGTGTCTGTAGGAAGCATGAACAATTTGGGAACTCTTGACTTGTCCTACAACAAACTCTCAAGTTCAATTCCGAAGTCTTTAGAAGCACTGCAGCACCTCGA GGTAATGAGGCATTATGTGGAATCCCAAAGTTCCATGTCCAAATTTGCCCGACAGCACATAGCAAAGAGAAAGAAGGTGGAACGAGCTTCATTTATTGTTTTCGGGGTTGTTGCTTTCATCTCAGTTGTTTCTTTGGCCTTTATAATTGtcaaaaacaaaaggaaagataAGACGACTAGAGAAGTTGATGAGTTGATATTCATTGTGACAGAACGAATCTCTTATTATGAACTGCTACAAGCAACTGCTCAATTCAGCGAAAGCAATTTACTTGGCACTGGGAGTTCTTGCTCTGTTTATAAAGGAATTCTTAACAATGGGAAGGAAATCGCTGTCAAGGTGTTTAATACGCAATTTGAAGGAATTTTGAGAAGATTTGATGTTGAATGCGAGATACTACGAAGCATTCGACACAGGAATCTGACCAGTGTCATAAGTAGTTGCTCTAATGAAGAGTTCAAGGCATTAGTACTTGAATATATGCCAAAGGGAAACCTTGACAAATGGTTATATTCCTATAACTATTGCTTGAATGTGATTCaaagattgaatataatgattGATGTTGCATCTGCTTTAGAGTATCTTCACCATGGTTATTCAATGCCCATTGTCCACAGCGACTTGAAGCCTAGCAATGTGCTGTTAGATGAAGACATGGTAGCCCATGTAAGCGATTTTGGGATAGCAAAGTTGTTACGCTGTGGAGATAGCTTTGTGTTAACCACCACGGTAGCAACATTGGGTTACATCGCTCCGGGTAAAGTTAATTACTTTACTTATATTGATTTATATATTGATTGCATTTCACTTTGA
- the LOC131012885 gene encoding receptor-like protein 20: MGLEGSIPPEIGNLSFLVSLDLSLNSLCGPLPKDICRHNNLQRLEALYLFSNKLEGEIPLSLGECPQLEFINLSYNNFGGHVPSQIGNITQLKALDLSWNNQRGTIPKEIGNLHNLRYMKLESNQLIGSIPREVGNMTALYELQLRNNSLSGVIPQEIHHLHNLRELDFSSNKLSGTLPPSIFNMSSLKMIDLSSNTLSGALPSEIEYMNELDILELDNNALIGPIPSTVGNLSSLYHLNLGSNKFNGSIPSTIGNLSNLGHLYLDSNKLNGQIPSTIGNLPLDILHLSSNKLIGELPSSICNLTSLDTLLLSNNTLEGIIPQCFGNLSSLVIFHLNKNQFRGHIPSTFSKGCSLVSINLNGNELQGQLPKSLINCQSLQGLDIGNNRIQDEFPFWMDYLPWLRVLVLRSNKFDGNMSLPSQTKIPFPNLQVLDISQNRFVGSLPQRYFKNFKAMIEVNETNLSNDDTFRLYVEMRLTLKGLDQLLERLLSAFTTIDLSSNRFSGSIPDSIGNLKILKYFNLSHNNLIGNIPSSLGSMSELESLDLSMNKLDGAIPSELTRLTFLSTLNLSMNNLVGQIPQSTQFSTFVNDSYMGNRGLCGVPLTRKCKEENGQWMKPEEEEDDDEYGFIDGFGWRSVVMGYGSGFIVGIGIGYIIIRKARPRWLVEFFFGVGYNYKMKKRHSRATPTRRRRT, encoded by the exons ATGGGACTCGAAGGCAGCATCCCACCAGAAATCGGAaatctttcttttcttgtttctcTAGATTTGAGTTTGAACTCTCTTTGCGGCCCCCTACCAAAGGACATCTGCAGGCACAACAACCTTCAAAGACTCGAAGCACTTTACCTCTTCTCCAACAAATTGGAGGGTGAGATACCATTGAGTTTGGGTGAATGTCCACAGCTTGAGTTTATTAACTTGTCATACAACAACTTTGGTGGACATGTGCCATCACAAATTGGGAACATCACACAACTTAAGGCATTAGACCTTAGTTGGAACAATCAAAGAG GTACTATTCCAAAAGAGATCGGAAATCTTCATAATTTACGATACATGAAGTTGGAATCTAACCAACTTATCGGATCAATTCCGAGAGAAGTGGGGAACATGACAGCTCTTTACGAATTACAGCTCCGCAATAATAGTTTAAGTG GAGTGATTCCACAAGAGATTCATCATCTTCATAATTTACGAGAGTTGGACTTCAGTTCGAACAAGTTGTCAGGCACTTTGCCACCAAGCATTTTCAACATGTCTTCCTTGAAAATGATTGACTTATCAAGTAACACACTTAGCGGAGCATTGCCTTCAGAAATTGAGTACATGAATGAACTAGATATTTTGGAACTTGACAACAATGCTTTAATCG gtccaataccatctaCTGTTGGAAACCTATCAAGTTTGTACCACTTAAATCTTGGTTCCAACAAATTTAATG GTTCAATACCATCTACCATTGGAAACCTATCAAATTTGGGCCACTTGTATCTCGATtcaaacaaattaaatg GTCAAATACCATCTACCATTGGCAATCTACCATTGGATATTCTACatctctcttccaacaaattaatcGGTGAGCTTCCATCCTCCATCTGTAACTTGACATCCCTTGATACGCTTCTTCTCTCAAATAACACTTTGGAAGGAATAATTCCACAATGCTTTGGAAATTTGAGCTCTTTGGTCATCTTTCATCTAAATAAAAATCAGTTTCGTGGTCACATTCCATCAACATTTAGCAAGGGGTGTAGTCTTGTGTCCATCAATTTGAATGGTAATGAATTGCAAGGACAATTACCTAAATCCTTGATCAATTGCCAAAGTCTACAAGGCCTCGACATTGGAAATAATAGAATACAAGACGAATTTCCCTTTTGGATGGATTACCTTCCTTGGCTTCGAGTGTTGGTCTTAAGGTCTAACAAGTTTGATGGTAACATGTCACTTCCTTCACAAACCAAGATTCCATTTCCTAATTTGCAAGTTTTAGATATATCTCAGAATAGATTTGTGGGTTCTCTGCCTCAAAGATATTTCAAGAATTTCAAAGCAATGATAGAGGTGAATGAAACAAACTTGTCAAATGACGACACCTTTCGTTTATATGTGGAGATGAGGCTCACCTTGAAAGGTTTGGATCAATTATTAGAGAGATTGTTGTCAGCCTTTACAACAATTGACTTATCCTCCAACAGGTTTTCTGGGAGTATTCCAGATTCCATAGGAAATCTTAAGATTCTCAAATACTTTAATTTGTCCCACAATAACCTCATAGGAAATATACCTTCGTCTCTTGGAAGTATGAGTGAACTTGAATCATTGGACTTGTCTATGAACAAGTTAGATGGAGCAATTCCAAGTGAATTGACAAGGTTGACATTTCTTTCGACGTTAAACCTTTCAATGAATAATCTTGTTGGACAAATACCACAATCTACTCAGTTTTCCACATTTGTGAATGATTCATATATGGGAAACCGGGGATTGTGTGGAGTTCCGTTGACGAGAAAGTGCAAAGAGGAGAATGGGCAGTGGATGAaaccagaagaagaagaagatgatgatgagtaTGGATTTATAGATGGATTTGGTTGGAGAAGTGTGGTGATGGGATATGGAAGTGGATTCATAGTTGGAATTGGAATCGGTTACATTATTATTAGAAAAGCAAGGCCAAGATGGTTAGTGGAATTCTTTTTTGGCGTTGGATATAATTATAAGATGAAGAAGAGACACAGCAGAGCTACACCAACACGCCGCAGGAGAACTTAA